One segment of Coffea arabica cultivar ET-39 chromosome 7c, Coffea Arabica ET-39 HiFi, whole genome shotgun sequence DNA contains the following:
- the LOC140010809 gene encoding uncharacterized protein, which produces MRQRNSTENRAKPVVAIRRSPRFLKPNQPDSEYLQTPNHVPNKKRVPLSDLTPLSSNPSGNSLKRGQLSDKAKESNVRCRSSTNVCSEPRKLTGLNGGVDNSRVVRRSPRFSQNGNVNRIVSDESKLERSSKVSKIGKPVCMNAKSETEKRVTRSSLRRCNNGGVRGNGKGCDGVTLKCISDNGKAKGDVNLSEQCMYKIEKRVTRSATRGIKDEHRARTGNAEGNESIQNIPFGCLYKKVLSVDGEDKHGANLPREPISENATTNVLSTDLIGGEGRSVGFEAEKKQVPAKRKKIQVEEEHRMFQGWTAEQELALERAYFAAMPTPHFWKKVAKMVPGKSAQECFDKIHSELLTPAQQQPRSRTKGVNASLSLSASKLLNASESDTKKLRYSKQKSRVTRRTVRQLLHKQYAADQHYEVDLFNVLESTLDPSTQCVSTPELNRERLGLDKRCQEISSSAHGKLLSLSNDSRGSTVISPAVLKKIKNKALHEKYIDQLHLREARRKAMSLRGKKSTQDKSGGNKEDNLQKRKIVKDAKNALVFCARDAIKHFHHLQSREANKFDDSVRDFVDSSEDEFEDQS; this is translated from the exons ATGCGCCAGAGAAACTCTACTGAGAACAGAGCGAAACCCGTTGTCGCAATTCGCAGATCTCCACGATTTCTGAAGCCAAATCAACCCGACTCAGAATACCTGCAGACTCCGAATCATGTTCCAAACAAGAAACGGGTCCCTCTCTCGGATCTCACACCTCTTAGCTCAAATCCAAGCGGGAATTCTTTAAAAAGAGGCCAACTTTCAGATAAGGCGAAAGAATCCAATGTCCGGTGTAGAAGTTCCACGAATGTGTGTAGCGAGCCCAGAAAATTGACAGGATTGAATGGTGGAGTTGACAACTCTCGTGTTGTTCGACGGTCTCCTAGGTTTTCTCAGAATGGCAATGTTAATAGGATTGTTTCTGATGAATCTAAGCTGGAGCGCTCATCTAAGGTGAGTAAGATAGGTAAGCCAGTCTGCATGAATGCAAAATCTGAGACAGAAAAGCGGGTGACCAGGAGTTCTTTAAGGAGGTGTAACAATGGAGGTGTGAGGGGCAATGGAAAGGGTTGTGATGGAGTCACTTTGAAATGCATTTCTGATAACGGAAAAGCTAAAGGGGATGTTAATTTGTCTGAGCAATGCATgtataaaattgaaaagaggGTTACAAGAAGTGCCACTCGAGGAATTAAAGATGAACACCGTGCAAGAACTGGTAACGCCGAGGGTAATGAGTCCATCCAGAATATTCCCTTTGGTTGTTTGTACAAAAAGGTCCTTTCAGTTGATGGAGAAGATAAACATGGTGCAAACTTACCTAGAGAGCCTATTAGTGAAAATGCAACTACTAATGTTCTGTCCACAGACTTAATAGGAGGGGAAGGTCGGAGTGTTGGCTTTGAAGCTGAAAAAAAGCAGGTTCctgcaaaaaggaagaaaatccaAGTTGAAGAAGAGCATAGGATGTTTCAGGGATGGACAGCAGAGCAAGAACTAGCGCTGGAAAGAGCTTATTTTGCAGCAATGCCGACACCCCATTTCTGGAAGAAAGTTGCCAAAATG GTGCCTGGAAAATCTGCCCAGGAATGTTTTGACAAAATCCATTCTGAGCTTTTGACCCCAGCGCAACAACAACCACGATCCAGGACAAAAGGAGTGAATGCCTCCCTGTCACTCTCAGCAAGTAAATTGCTAAATGCTTCAGAATCTGACACGAAGAAGTTGAGATACAGCAAGCAGAAGAGTCGTGTTACACGTAGAACTGTCCGACAGCTACTACATAAACAGTATGCTGCAGATCAACATTATGAAGTAGATCTTTTCAATGTTTTGGAGTCAACATTGGATCCATCCACTCAATGTGTTTCCACCCCTGAATTGAATAGAGAACGACTAGGATTGGACAAAAGATGCCAGGAAATTTCTTCATCAGCCCACGGAAAGCTTCTTTCGTTATCAAATGATTCACGTGGATCTACTGTTATTAGTCCCGCTGTTCTAAAGAAGATTAAAAACAAAGCCTTGCATGAGAAATATATTGATCAACTACATTTGAGGGAAGCCAGGAGAAAGGCAATGTCActaaggggaaaaaaatccaCGCAGGACAAAAGTGGTGGCAATAAAGAAGATAACCTTCAGAAGAGGAAGATAGTAAAAGATGCAAAGAATGCATTGGTTTTTTGTGCAAGAGATGCCATCAAGCATTTTCACCATCTACAGAGCAGGGAGGCAAACAAATTTGACGATAGTGTTCGCGATTTTGTAGATAGTTCTGAAGATGAATTTGAAGATCAAAGTTGA